AATTTTTGAGTCAACATAGTGGAGGAGAAGAAAAAGCACAGGTCTCTTCGACTCTGACACGCCAGCAAGGGGATTCACTGGGCGTCTCCACTACAAAAAGGGGACCGTCGAGCCAAAGCCACCCTACGGGCGGAAGTTTCTCAAGGGAGAAGTGTTCGACAAGCGGGTCCCCTTTTTGTAGTTCCGACTGGGTAGGCGTTGTCAAGGTCTACGAGCCCTGTGCTTTTTCTTCTCACCAGCATTGCTAGTATCTCGAAACCTTTTTAAATATGTGGTAGCTCATTCTTAGCAAACCTTCCAATAGTAAATAAAAAGACTTGAAACCCGTAGGTTCCAAGTCTTCATGTGTCTCTATCCGTTATTTTTCTAGCTTCTCAGCCAGCCAATATGCGGATTTCCAAATATCTCCTGCACCCATTGTTAACACGAGATCGCCCTCTTGCAATCCTTTGAAGACATGCTCCTGCATTTGTTCCTTCGTCGGAATGTACTGCGCACGCGGGTGGCTGTTGGTGCGGATTTTTTGCACCAGCACCTCGGAGGTAACTCCTTCGATTTTTTCTTCTCCGGCCGGGGAGTAGATATCCGTGATGATCACTTCGTCTGCTTCTGCAAAGGCACGGCTGAATTCATCCATGAGGAAATATGTGCGTGTGTAGCGTTGTGGCTGAAACACAGCGATTACACGTCTGCCCGATGCCCTTGCCCCGCTTAGTGTCGCGATAATTTCCGTCGGATGATGCGCATAGTCGTCTACGACTAGGACGCCTCGTGCATCCCCGATAATTTGAAATCTACGCTTGGCACCGCTAAAAGTAGACAATGCCTGTGCAATTTTATCAAAGGCAAGACCAGCATCTAGGCAAACAACGATCGCAGCCAGTGCATTGGCAATATTATGCTTGCCTGGAACCGAGAGGCATAATTCACCCAAGAGCTCATTCTGACGATAAATTTGGCACTTGCTGCAACGATCACCACATTCAATTGAAACGGCAGAAAAGCCTGCTTGCGCTGTAAAATTCGGATCGACTGCATACGTCACGACCGTTTTTTCAACAGATGGCATGACTTCGCGCACGATTGGATCATCGATGCACAGGACCGCTTTTCCATCCGGTTTGAGATGGCTCAAGAACTGAACGTACGCCTGTTTCAAATTGTTGAAGTCGCCATCGAAATGCTCCAGATGATCTGGTTCGATACTCGTCACAATTTCATACATCGGTCTGTATTCCAAAAAGGAACCGTCGCTCTCGTCTGCCTCGGCAATGACATAATCACTGGTACCTGCCTTTGCGTTGGTACCAGCACTCATCAATTCACCGCCGATGATGAAAGTCGGGTCTACACCGCACTCTTCCAGCACGTGAGAGATCATCGATGTCGTGGTCGTTTTGCCATGTGCTCCGGCTACTGCTACTCCTGTGCGTTCATTCAATATGCGAGCAAGCATTTGGGAACGGTGCATAACCGGAATTCCTAATGCTTGACCTGCGATCACCTCAGGATTGTCTTTGGAAATACTGGTGGAGTATACGATGCTGTCTGCTCCCTCCACGTGGGCAGCATTATGGCCGATATGAATGACCGCCCCTCTTGCTTCCAGCTTTTTCGCCAAATCGTTCATGGCGACATCGGAGCCGGTTACCTTGTATCCAAGGTCGATCAAGACGCGGGCAATGGCACTCATGCCATAACCGCCGATGCCCACAAAGTGGACGTGTTGGGCCTGATCCACCCTATTCACCTGCCTCTTCTACTATAGTTGGAAAGAATGCGCGTACTTGGGCGATGAAGTAGAGCGATCCGCAGACGACCAACCAGTCATCCGCCTTCGCTGATTGCTTCTCCCGCATCCAAGAAAGGAGAAACGCCCGCCAGTCTGGGACTGCATCGAGAAACTCTTGCTCCCAGCCACCGGCTAAAAACGAATCTTGTAAGCTATTGGCTTCGGCTGCACGTGGGAAGTCAAAAGTCGTCACATGCAGCTTTTGGATTTTTGACTTTACTGGTGCGAGCGACTCTGCCATTTTGGCAAGCGGCTTATCTGCCAATCCAGAAAAGAGCAAATGCAACTGTACTCCATCCGGCAACAACCGATCCAGACTGCTTACAAGCGCCTCCATTCCTTCCTGATTGTGTGCTCCATCCAAGATAACCATTGGTCTTGGAGAGATGACTTCTAGACGACCAGGCCAACGCGTTTGTTGCAAACCGCGAGATATTTCTTCTTCCTCCAGCAAGAAAGAGAAGTAATTCCGCAGGATATCGATGGTCATTAAAGCAACGGCTGCATTCGTTGTTTGGTGAATGCCATTCATGGTAAGACGGTAGGATGCTTCCGCACGACGGTGAATGCTTTTGTAACGGAACTGTTGGTCACCCAGCTGCTCCTCTACCTGCTCTGCCTGAAAATGCTCACCTATATGGTATATCGTACTCTTCATTTGTCTCGCGCGCTCCTCAAAAACCGCGAGAAGTTCCGGCCTAACCTCACCTGTGACGACAGGAACACCCGGCTTGATAATCCCCGCTTTTTCCCGGGCAATATCTTCCAAGCTTTCTCCCAACACTTGTGTATGGTCCATGCCGATATTCGTGATGACTGAAACAAGCGGAAGGACGACGTTCGTTGAATCCAATCGCCCGCCTAATCCTGTTTCCCAAACGACTACCGCTGGTCTCGCCACTCTTGAAAAATAAAGAATGGCGATCAGCGTAATTACTTCAAATTCGGTAGGGGAACCGAACTCTGTTTCTTGTTCGCATCGTTGCACCCATACCTTGACTTCATTTACCAACTGCAATAGATCTTCTTCCGCGATCATGCTGCCGTTGTAACGGATACGTTCACGGAAATCCACCAAATAGGGGGAGGTAAATGTCCCTACACTATATCCGGCTTCCATCAGCATTTGTGACAGGAATGCGCAGGTTGAACCTTTTCCATTGGTGCCAGCCACATGAATAAATGGGATTCTCCGCTCAGGATGTCCTACTTGCTCCAAAACCCACTGCATTCTCTCTAGCCCCGGCCGTTGACCGAACCTGAGCAGTCCATGCAGCCAGTCGAGCGCTTGGGTGTATTCTACAAACCCTTCTTCTGCATGCATACCACAATGCTCCATTCTCAAAAATATGCGATGGTATGGCGGATCATTCGCCCTTCAATTCAGCAAGCCGTGCAATCACTTTATCCCGCTTATCCATGTAGTCTGCCATCTTCGCTTTTTCTTCTGCGACTACTTTTTCAGGTGCCTTGGCCATAAATCCAGCATTGTTGAGCTTTTTCTCAATACGCTCCACTTCGCCATTGAGTGTCGCCACTTCTTTTTCCAGGCGGTTCAGCTCTTGCTCGATATCGATCAAGCCTGCCAGTGGAAGGAACAATTCTGCTCCCGTGATCACAGCAGACATCGCTTTTTCAGGCATAGCCAGATCCAGACTGATTTCCAGACGTTCAGGGTTGCAGAAACGGGTAAGGTACTGCTCACCGCGTGTCAGACGCTCAGCGGACAATGCATCGCTTGGTTTGATCAAGAGCTCAATTTTCTTGGACATCGGTACGTTTACTTCTGCACGGATGTTGCGTACGCTGCGGATGATATCCATCAACTGATTCATTTCGCTTTCTGCTTCAGCAAAAATCCATTGCTCGTTAACGGTTGGCCAAGGTGCTACTGTAATGCTCTCGCCTTGATGAGGCAATGCCTGCCAGATTTCCTCCGTGATGAACGGCATGAACGGATGCAACAGCTTCAGCGTTTGATCCAAAACCGTAACCAGAACGGATTGGGTCGTTTTCTTCGCCGCTTCATCTGTACCGTACAGTGGTAGCTTCGCCATTTCGATATACCAGTCACACAGGTCATCCCAAATGAAGTTGTAAAGGACACGGCCTGCTTCACCGAATTCAAATGCGTCAGACAGACGGGTTACATCTGCGATTGTCGCTTGCAGGCGGGAGAGAATCCATTTGTCTGGGGTAGACAGCTCACCGCTCAAATCGATTTCTTCGTATTTGAAGTCAGTCAGGTTCATCAAGGCAAAACGGGACGCATTCCAAATCTTGTTCGCGAAGTTGCGGTTTGCCTCCACCTTTTCCCAATAGAAGCGTTGGTCATTTCCTGGGGAATTCCCTGTCGCCAGTGTGTATCGCAGCGCATCTGCTCCGTACTTCTCAATCACTTCCATCGGATCGACACCGTTGCCAAGTGATTTCGACATTTTGCGGCCCTCAGAGTCGCGAATAATGCCGTGGATCAAGACGGATTCAAACGGACTTTTCCCGGTAAATTCAAGACCTTCAAACATCATGCGAGCAACCCAGAAGAAGATGATATCGTAGCCTGTTACCAGGACATTCGTTGGATAGAAGTATTTCATGTCCTCGGATTCTTCCGGCCAGCCCAGCGTCGAGAACGGCCATAGACCAGAGGAGAACCATGTATCGAGAACGTCGTTGTCCT
The window above is part of the Brevibacillus antibioticus genome. Proteins encoded here:
- a CDS encoding bifunctional folylpolyglutamate synthase/dihydrofolate synthase, encoding MHAEEGFVEYTQALDWLHGLLRFGQRPGLERMQWVLEQVGHPERRIPFIHVAGTNGKGSTCAFLSQMLMEAGYSVGTFTSPYLVDFRERIRYNGSMIAEEDLLQLVNEVKVWVQRCEQETEFGSPTEFEVITLIAILYFSRVARPAVVVWETGLGGRLDSTNVVLPLVSVITNIGMDHTQVLGESLEDIAREKAGIIKPGVPVVTGEVRPELLAVFEERARQMKSTIYHIGEHFQAEQVEEQLGDQQFRYKSIHRRAEASYRLTMNGIHQTTNAAVALMTIDILRNYFSFLLEEEEISRGLQQTRWPGRLEVISPRPMVILDGAHNQEGMEALVSSLDRLLPDGVQLHLLFSGLADKPLAKMAESLAPVKSKIQKLHVTTFDFPRAAEANSLQDSFLAGGWEQEFLDAVPDWRAFLLSWMREKQSAKADDWLVVCGSLYFIAQVRAFFPTIVEEAGE
- the murC gene encoding UDP-N-acetylmuramate--L-alanine ligase, with protein sequence MDQAQHVHFVGIGGYGMSAIARVLIDLGYKVTGSDVAMNDLAKKLEARGAVIHIGHNAAHVEGADSIVYSTSISKDNPEVIAGQALGIPVMHRSQMLARILNERTGVAVAGAHGKTTTTSMISHVLEECGVDPTFIIGGELMSAGTNAKAGTSDYVIAEADESDGSFLEYRPMYEIVTSIEPDHLEHFDGDFNNLKQAYVQFLSHLKPDGKAVLCIDDPIVREVMPSVEKTVVTYAVDPNFTAQAGFSAVSIECGDRCSKCQIYRQNELLGELCLSVPGKHNIANALAAIVVCLDAGLAFDKIAQALSTFSGAKRRFQIIGDARGVLVVDDYAHHPTEIIATLSGARASGRRVIAVFQPQRYTRTYFLMDEFSRAFAEADEVIITDIYSPAGEEKIEGVTSEVLVQKIRTNSHPRAQYIPTKEQMQEHVFKGLQEGDLVLTMGAGDIWKSAYWLAEKLEK